One Alicyclobacillus acidoterrestris DNA window includes the following coding sequences:
- a CDS encoding stage V sporulation protein S, whose product MDVLKVSAKSNPNSVAGALAGVLREQGSAEIQAIGAGALNQAVKAVAIARGFVAPSGVDLICIPAFTDIQIDGEDRTAIRLLVEPR is encoded by the coding sequence GTGGATGTATTAAAGGTCTCGGCTAAGTCAAATCCGAATTCAGTTGCGGGGGCTTTGGCAGGGGTATTACGCGAACAAGGAAGCGCTGAGATACAAGCGATTGGTGCAGGTGCACTGAATCAGGCTGTAAAGGCGGTCGCCATTGCCAGAGGGTTTGTGGCGCCAAGCGGCGTCGATTTGATTTGTATTCCGGCATTTACCGATATTCAAATCGATGGTGAAGACAGAACCGCCATTCGACTTCTTGTGGAGCCCAGATAA
- a CDS encoding dipeptidase — translation MQSWLVADAHVDVLMKLLDEKIRFVEHGPELEASLPSLAAGHVATQVFALFVMPQADAGTQLHDVLHEIDAFYQQVACVPTVRMVKSRSDLRAVRSQGQMAAILSLEGGGCLRGRVEVLRMLNELGVRGMGLTWNDANELADGCGELRGGGLTRAGRAVVRELQRLSMWIDLAHLHDTGVRDILRITDGPVMASHANARAVHEHRRNLTDDVIREIIRRDGWMGLTFEASFLSDGQATVEDVFRHLDHVLTLGGEHHVGFGSDFDGTSHPVPGLARSGDYANLADQLANRYGEALAKRLLFDNFEDFLMRQLPA, via the coding sequence TTGCAGTCATGGCTCGTTGCGGATGCGCATGTGGATGTACTCATGAAATTATTAGATGAAAAAATTCGGTTCGTGGAACATGGACCGGAGCTGGAAGCCAGCCTGCCTTCCTTGGCGGCGGGTCATGTGGCGACGCAGGTCTTCGCGCTTTTCGTCATGCCACAGGCGGACGCCGGGACGCAGTTGCACGATGTGTTGCACGAGATTGATGCGTTTTATCAGCAGGTCGCTTGTGTCCCCACTGTTCGCATGGTGAAATCGCGGAGTGATTTGCGGGCGGTGAGATCGCAAGGGCAGATGGCGGCGATTTTGTCTCTCGAAGGGGGCGGTTGCCTGCGGGGGCGCGTCGAGGTGTTGCGGATGCTCAACGAGCTCGGCGTGCGTGGCATGGGACTCACGTGGAACGATGCCAACGAGTTGGCGGACGGCTGCGGCGAATTGCGCGGCGGGGGGCTGACGCGGGCTGGCAGGGCGGTTGTGCGGGAGTTGCAGCGGTTGTCCATGTGGATCGATCTCGCCCATCTCCACGACACCGGCGTCCGGGACATTCTGCGGATCACCGATGGCCCTGTCATGGCATCGCACGCCAACGCGCGCGCCGTGCATGAGCATCGCCGCAATCTGACCGATGATGTGATTCGGGAAATCATTCGCCGGGACGGCTGGATGGGACTCACCTTTGAAGCGAGCTTCCTCTCCGATGGCCAGGCGACCGTCGAGGATGTGTTTCGCCATCTCGATCACGTCCTAACCCTCGGCGGCGAACACCACGTCGGCTTTGGCTCGGATTTCGATGGCACGTCGCATCCCGTGCCAGGCTTGGCGCGCAGCGGCGACTACGCGAATCTCGCGGATCAGCTTGCCAATCGATACGGCGAAGCGTTGGCGAAACGGCTGTTGTTCGACAATTTCGAGGACTTTTTGATGCGTCAATTGCCCGCGTAA
- the cotE gene encoding outer spore coat protein CotE, translating to MVLSNKDLNYREIMANAVCGRGSKYAQTTYTIRPTYRPSTIGGCWVMNHIYEAELVGDYVEVHGRFDVNVWYSHNNNSETAVAKETVTYVEQIALRDLDTECIRDSREVHVSVIQSPNCLDATLAGNGSEVLVRVEKELGAEIIGQTNLCHIKVHLDTH from the coding sequence ATGGTGCTTTCAAACAAAGACCTCAACTACCGTGAGATCATGGCCAACGCGGTCTGCGGCCGGGGTAGTAAATATGCACAGACGACATACACGATCCGCCCCACGTATCGGCCTAGTACAATCGGTGGTTGCTGGGTAATGAATCACATCTACGAAGCGGAACTCGTCGGAGATTACGTCGAGGTTCACGGTCGCTTTGATGTGAATGTATGGTACTCACACAACAACAACTCCGAGACGGCTGTCGCCAAGGAGACCGTCACCTATGTCGAGCAGATTGCACTGCGAGATCTCGACACCGAGTGCATCCGCGATTCCCGCGAAGTCCACGTGAGTGTCATTCAGAGCCCGAACTGCCTCGACGCCACCCTGGCTGGGAACGGTTCGGAAGTGCTCGTACGCGTGGAGAAAGAATTGGGCGCGGAAATCATTGGGCAAACAAATCTTTGTCACATAAAAGTACATCTTGATACGCATTAA
- a CDS encoding recombinase family protein, protein MKRTAIYIRVSTQEQALEGFSLAAQTQKLKAYCESQDWQVVDIYADEGISAKDTHRPKLQQLLRDIAAGNIDIVLVYKLDRLTRSVSDLYQLLQLFDKYQVGFKSATEIFDTTTAIGRLFITIVAAMAQWERETIGERVAIGMAQKALEGKRVAAAAPFGYTKNGETLAVNPKEAQIVREIFHRYVNGDGIDRITRWLRTTDARGGIWDNHTVSYLLENPVYIGKIRWGYRSAKSAQETILTDGSHEPIVDLATWQAAQHARSRRKRRSPRAGTGKFPFGGLLWCAKCGASMTGQYNRKYRYYRCNKARLKQCDARMVRADLLETAVVDALQEHIQDAISELTIDLDAQRGQPRDAAKVHESLLARKRRLLDAYELGGVTLDELRARLDRLEADLLAITDTRHTSIDAASDPASIERRTRLIRARASDVRAGWQSFTTAQQRELLQQLIGRIEVLGNDVQITFQDVF, encoded by the coding sequence ATGAAGCGGACGGCCATCTATATCCGCGTGTCGACCCAGGAACAGGCTTTAGAGGGGTTCTCGCTCGCGGCGCAAACGCAAAAACTCAAAGCGTATTGTGAAAGTCAAGATTGGCAAGTTGTCGACATTTACGCAGACGAGGGCATTTCCGCCAAAGATACGCACCGACCAAAGCTACAACAGTTGCTTCGGGATATCGCCGCCGGAAATATCGACATCGTGCTCGTATATAAACTGGATCGGCTGACAAGGTCGGTATCCGATCTCTACCAACTCCTGCAACTGTTCGACAAGTACCAAGTGGGCTTCAAATCCGCTACCGAGATTTTTGACACGACCACGGCGATTGGTCGCCTCTTCATCACGATTGTCGCCGCCATGGCCCAGTGGGAACGAGAAACCATCGGTGAGCGCGTCGCCATTGGAATGGCGCAAAAGGCGCTCGAAGGCAAACGTGTCGCGGCGGCCGCACCTTTCGGGTACACGAAAAATGGCGAGACACTCGCTGTCAATCCAAAAGAGGCGCAAATCGTCCGCGAAATCTTTCACAGGTATGTCAACGGAGATGGCATTGACCGCATCACGCGCTGGTTGCGAACCACTGACGCACGAGGCGGGATATGGGATAACCACACGGTCTCATATCTGCTCGAAAACCCGGTTTATATCGGCAAAATCCGCTGGGGATACCGCAGCGCCAAGTCGGCGCAGGAGACCATTCTGACCGACGGAAGCCATGAGCCTATTGTCGATCTCGCCACCTGGCAAGCCGCCCAACATGCGCGATCCCGGCGCAAACGACGCTCCCCCCGCGCAGGAACCGGGAAATTCCCGTTTGGCGGCCTGCTCTGGTGCGCCAAATGTGGGGCGTCGATGACGGGGCAGTACAACCGCAAGTACCGCTACTATCGCTGCAACAAGGCGCGGTTGAAACAATGTGATGCGCGGATGGTACGGGCGGATCTTCTGGAGACAGCCGTGGTGGACGCCCTGCAGGAGCACATCCAAGACGCCATCTCGGAATTGACGATTGACCTTGACGCGCAACGCGGACAACCGCGCGATGCGGCAAAAGTTCACGAATCCTTATTAGCGCGCAAGCGGCGCCTGCTGGACGCGTATGAACTGGGCGGCGTCACCCTCGATGAACTCCGCGCAAGGTTAGACCGACTGGAGGCCGACCTGCTGGCAATCACCGACACGCGCCATACATCCATCGATGCTGCGTCTGATCCTGCATCTATCGAACGGCGCACGCGCCTCATCCGCGCACGCGCCAGCGATGTTCGAGCAGGGTGGCAATCGTTTACCACCGCTCAGCAAAGGGAGTTGCTTCAACAGCTCATCGGCCGAATCGAGGTCTTGGGCAACGACGTTCAAATTACATTCCAAGATGTTTTTTAA